From a single Dysidea avara chromosome 14, odDysAvar1.4, whole genome shotgun sequence genomic region:
- the LOC136243973 gene encoding uncharacterized protein, with product MNLQPPTPFSFGNSEEWPKWKRRFEQYRQASGLVEKGEECQVSTLLYCLGEDAEKVLDTTRISTDDRKKYQKVIEEFDSYFKVKKNVIYERARFNQRSQLPGESADRFITEIHRLAENCEFGGMKDELIRDRLVVGIRDSALSEHLQLEPELTLDKAKKLIRQRESIITQQDILQRLLIKQESSSLDAVKQFPTRRKLPTIPPTSDKPTFNKCRRCGTGAHPRQSCPAKDMTCFRCNRRGHFNSQCLSNTIATISVTTEQPLNEQVQQYEDVKYLDTVENTNGNMWELQVSMGQNLIKFKVDTGAEVTVLSETTWNKLNQIEPLQPPDTTLCSPDRTRLIVLGKISLTLTHEGSCGAQPVYVVKNITNNLLGFPAIKALKLLSHVQSVDNSTSIVSQYPSLFTGLGTFAHEYKQDQLET from the coding sequence ATGAATCTACAGCCTCCAACCCCGTTTTCGTTTGGTAACAGCGAAGAATGGCCGAAGTGGAAGCGGCGCTTTGAGCAGTATCGTCAGGCGTCAGGACTAGTAGAGAAAGGTGAAGAATGCCAAGTCAGCACTTTGTTATATTGCCTGGGAGAAGACGCGGAGAAAGTATTGGACACTACTCGTATCTCAACTGATGATAGAAAGAAGTATCAGAAAGTTATTGAAGAGTTTGACAGTTATTTCAAGGTGAAGAAAAACGTCATTTACGAGCGCGCTCGGTTTAACCAGCGCAGCCAACTTCCAGGGGAATCGGCTGACCGTTTCATTACAGAAATTCATAGGTTAGCTGAGAACTGTGAGTTTGGAGGAATGAAGGATGAGTTAATCCGCGACCGCTTAGTTGTAGGGATTCGGGACTCCGCCTTATCAGAGCATTTGCAACTAGAACCAGAACTTACTCTGGACAAAGCCAAGAAGTTAATTCGCCAACGAGAATCCATCATAACCCAACAAGATATCTTGCAACGACTGCTTATCAAGCAAGAAAGCAGTTCTCTGGATGCAGTAAAACAGTTCCCCACCAGGAGAAAGTTGCCTACAATTCCACCAACCTCAGATAAACCCACATTCAACAAATGCCGAAGATGTGGCACTGGAGCACATCCTCGACAATCATGCCCAGCAAAGGATATGACTTGCTTTAGATGTAACAGACGTGGGCACTTCAACTCCCAATGTCTTTCAAACACCATTGCCACAATTTCTGTCACAACAGAACAGCCACTTAATGAACAAGTTCAGCAGTATGAAGACGTCAAGTACCTTGATACAGTGGAGAATACCAATGGTAACATGTGGGAATTGCAAGTGAGCATGGGACAGAACTTGATAAAATTCAAAGTGGATACAGGAGCTGAAGTTACGGTATTGTCTGAGACCACATGGAACAAATTGAACCAGATAGAACCTTTGCAACCACCAGATACAACACTCTGCAGCCCAGATCGGACCAGACTGATAGTTTTGGGTAAGATATCTCTTACTCTTACACACGAAGGATCCTGTGGTGCACAACCTGTCTACGTTGTAAAGAACATTACAAATAATTTGTTAGGATTTCCAGCCATCAAGGCTTTGAAGTTGTTATCACATGTACAATCTGTTGATAATAGTACTAGTATTGTTTCACAGTACCCATCATTGTTTACTGGCCTGGGCACATTTGCACATGAGTACAAACAAGATCAACTTGAAACCTAA